AGACATACTGATTTCTATCTGCACATGGTTGCTGCAAAGGAAGGCAGGTAAGTTCCCCTCCTGCTCTTCCGTTCCCGCAGCAAGCCTTGGTTGATACAGTAAAACCTGTGCAGAAAGCAGGAACACTAACTAGTTAGTAAGTGTTATACTTCAAAGTTAATATCTGATTGTAGTTGATGTTGCTTCTCACCGTATTTAGAAGGGGTTTTTATCACGTCGTAGAAGAAATCGTAAGTATTCTGATAGACAAAGAAAGAACCCGGAAGGCTTTGGTTGAGTGTATTTGTAATCTGAGTTAGACGGCTATTGAATGGAATGATCAAATTATTGACGCTCTGCACACAGCTGTTATCGCTGGACTTAGATAAGAAAGAAGGTATGCATCCGAGGGGACCTGTTCCAACTAGCACCATTTTTCTTGCACCTATGTTGTACAATCTCTGTAACCAAATTAAAGGGATAAAAGATACGATGAGCCATGATAGTGCATTTAAAATGAATTATACTGTGATGATGGTATAATAATACAGCTATTAACAGAGTTGCTAAATTAAGTATTAAGTAGGAAATTCTAGGCAAGCTGCTTAGTTTTAGTACATAAGTTGCTTAgagtttttctttatttttatcttagcaTTATTAAATGGAAGTCTTCTGCTTCCTGTAATTTAGAGTCATTATGGTAACACTGAATTGGTTGAACTTCTGGGAAGTGAGATTAAAGTCAGTTTAGAACTAGTTTGACACTATTTAGCTGGCCATCTGGACACTCCAAATAAGGCTCATTTTATCCACAAATACTGAAGTGTTTTGTCTTGGTCGACTCTTTTGTTTTGGTACAAAACATATATGGGTTTGGGCTATCCATATGTCTCATGGACCAGTTGCTGTTTTTGAGCTTGGTAATATAGAAGACACAATGTAGATTATGAAACAACACAAGGAAAACTGCATAGATATTTACTTAAAATCAACGGATTGCGTGGACAATATAAAATGTCTCATTTCCTTTATAACATGGATGAAAAAATTGTATAGGAAAGAGCCTTACTGTTATCTGTGAAGTAAGTGTATTCATGAGAAGATCAGCGAATCCTTCCCCATCGTATATACGACTACTGTCATATCTCTCAGGTTGAAGATAGTTGTTGAGGTAGTCATTGCCTCCAATGTCAATTAGAAAGACTGATTTTGCGAGGTATTGGGTTAGCTCATCCTGGTTTTGGAAAAGCAGTGGTAATTTCAGTGCAACTGTCTCCTGAAATTGGGATATCTGTCCATTCAAGGATGTCCGCTGCCCCTGAGAAGAGGTTAGTGTTAAATGCTGCTCTTTATCACTGTTAACTATAAGTAAAGATAGATAACATAATTCtgttattttgatttactttaactaagtgaattttttttttttttttctgtctcTTTAGAACTCTAAGATACAGAGGTACGAATCCTATAGAACATATCCTGTTCAAGTAAGGTCGTACTTTAACTAAGCGAACTTAATTTTCAACTTGATTAAGTTTGATGCCTACAATTCATGCATTGGTCTTAAGTGGAGTAAATGTCAAGGAGGTACCTACTGCAGTTGAAAAGTTGCATTGTGGGTTTCGGAAAacttgtttttgtttacttaaaTTTACCCTTCTAAATATCATGCCTATTTGTTTGTAGCATGTTTAAAGTTCCCCGAGTCCTCAAGaatacatttatttatttattttaaattacatgTTTTTGTTGCTTA
This sequence is a window from Spinacia oleracea cultivar Varoflay chromosome 1, BTI_SOV_V1, whole genome shotgun sequence. Protein-coding genes within it:
- the LOC110806067 gene encoding GDSL esterase/lipase 7, translating into MERRRVTFAATFLCLLLLLLPELNVVANAQDGAATEPVTPALFIFGDSLIDDGNNNYLVTAAKANYFPYGIDSGGPTGRFSNGLTVVDYGAQYLGLPIIPPYFSLTSFGKHILRGINYASAAAGILDETGRHYGQRTSLNGQISQFQETVALKLPLLFQNQDELTQYLAKSVFLIDIGGNDYLNNYLQPERYDSSRIYDGEGFADLLMNTLTSQITRLYNIGARKMVLVGTGPLGCIPSFLSKSSDNSCVQSVNNLIIPFNSRLTQITNTLNQSLPGSFFVYQNTYDFFYDVIKTPSKYGFTVSTKACCGNGRAGGELTCLPLQQPCADRNQYVFWDSFHPTQAVNAIIARRGYSQYATDCIPISIYQLAQL